From a region of the Nonlabens sp. Hel1_33_55 genome:
- a CDS encoding response regulator, producing MDQIKSARNIFIIEDRLEDIELISRAISRQFENVHLIAVSDSEDLLNQILSGDLKKSRPSLLLIDINMPKVSGIEILKALDLQSELDRIPRVILSSSDHHKDLEDAYANSANSYIIKPGSYSDLKIKLKNVVDYWLNTNTI from the coding sequence ATGGACCAGATCAAGAGCGCTAGGAACATATTTATCATAGAAGATCGACTAGAAGATATTGAGTTGATATCGCGTGCCATTTCTCGACAGTTTGAGAATGTCCATTTAATAGCAGTTTCTGATTCTGAAGATTTATTGAATCAAATATTAAGTGGTGATCTTAAAAAATCCAGACCTAGCCTTTTACTTATTGATATCAATATGCCTAAAGTTTCTGGGATTGAAATATTAAAAGCTTTGGATCTTCAGAGCGAACTAGATCGAATCCCACGAGTGATATTGAGCTCCAGTGACCATCATAAGGATCTAGAAGATGCCTATGCTAACAGTGCCAACAGCTATATTATCAAACCTGGAAGTTATAGTGACCTTAAAATAAAATTAAAAAACGTGGTCGACTACTGGTTGAACACAAATACTATATAA
- a CDS encoding response regulator: protein MIKEPLKILVVEDNFTDVALIQRQIRKCIQDPEIVVSDKIIQTRHAMKTFIPDVVFTDFQLVGFTGLEVIENVQEIYPNIPIIVITGTLNDEELAAKVVMQGASGFLLKKNMSKLHERLEPMLKRILEDKAVVLLKLEKERKEREKLNEIQSLLKEAAQSHNSSEYTQDYYKKILMGIEDRIKTIIK, encoded by the coding sequence ATGATTAAAGAGCCACTTAAAATACTTGTAGTAGAAGATAATTTTACTGATGTTGCCTTGATACAGCGCCAGATAAGAAAATGTATTCAGGATCCTGAAATCGTCGTTAGCGACAAGATTATACAGACCAGACATGCCATGAAAACGTTTATTCCAGACGTTGTTTTCACCGATTTTCAATTGGTTGGATTTACGGGATTAGAAGTCATTGAAAATGTTCAAGAAATCTATCCCAACATCCCAATTATTGTTATCACGGGAACGCTTAATGATGAAGAATTGGCCGCCAAAGTCGTCATGCAAGGTGCCTCTGGATTTCTGCTTAAAAAAAATATGTCAAAACTTCATGAGCGATTAGAACCTATGCTCAAAAGAATTTTAGAAGATAAAGCCGTCGTTCTTTTGAAATTGGAAAAAGAGCGCAAGGAGCGTGAGAAATTAAATGAAATCCAAAGCCTATTAAAAGAAGCCGCTCAATCACATAATAGTTCTGAATACACTCAAGATTACTACAAAAAAATCCTGATGGGAATAGAAGACCGCATTAAAACCATCATCAAGTAA
- a CDS encoding ATP-binding protein yields the protein MQLTSYPEKTDLETCEQEPIHLIPKIQQHGFMAVLNSENEILQISDNVSSFIDVDPHQAIGKNLDFICDDFTVQGFEKWKQRKLDHMPLAFSRNEQKYLGLPHTVDDLFIIDVEPLMDDWDSYGFQQEMLHILSALNATTSSSQLKDKAAELLKQLLGYDRVMIYEFDENWNGTVVAESKEDHLESWKGLHYPAGDIPANARKLFLKQGVRILSNVSSAYSDVIPTINPVLGSLVPTGNSHLRGSSPIHIEYLKNMQVDATLNCAIVKDGQLWGLIACHHYSPKFIGFHRRKSCQLLSEMIGNQLNVKNTNQILEKVNGSTSTRAQLVSNISCDWDLVAGVCNYDITGKNLVNSDGFAVFYNDEYRTVGHCPSRSLAEQLIDNLNVKLDTSQYYESNCLINDFEWMDDHSQDFSGMLYHKLSRDGKDAVMWFRKEQVSQVTWGGKNVKTSSNSYKEERLSPRKSFEKWTEEVRCTSQEWKDFEKAAVSAFVDDLKNVIVSRYGEVNRLNKQLENLNQELESFSYSVSHDLRGPLRGIDGFAQILMEDYGESLDEFGKKSIQIIINSAEKMNGLMDDILSYSGLSKTEIISGYQDVVELCKTIVLEHRLEIKYPNTTILIQEDMPAVFGDKMMVLQLFSNLITNAFKYSSKVDGPQVEIGSYEKDGRAIYYVKDNGIGIDPKYQEKIFGVFTRLFTTEYEGSGVGLAIVQRIIHRHRGEIWVETDINKGATFNFYLENGPDQER from the coding sequence GACGGATTTAGAAACCTGTGAGCAGGAACCCATTCATCTTATCCCCAAAATTCAGCAACATGGATTCATGGCTGTTCTGAATTCTGAAAATGAAATACTTCAAATAAGTGACAATGTTTCCAGCTTCATAGATGTCGATCCACATCAAGCTATAGGTAAAAATCTAGATTTTATTTGCGATGATTTCACAGTACAGGGATTTGAGAAATGGAAACAACGCAAGTTGGATCACATGCCGCTTGCATTCTCCAGAAATGAACAAAAATATCTGGGACTACCTCACACGGTTGATGATCTATTTATCATAGACGTGGAACCGTTGATGGATGATTGGGATTCTTATGGATTTCAACAGGAAATGCTCCATATTCTTAGTGCTCTAAATGCTACCACAAGTTCATCTCAACTTAAGGATAAAGCTGCAGAATTATTAAAACAGTTACTGGGTTATGATCGTGTCATGATCTATGAATTCGATGAGAATTGGAACGGCACCGTCGTAGCGGAATCTAAGGAAGATCACCTAGAATCGTGGAAAGGTTTGCATTATCCAGCAGGTGATATACCTGCTAACGCTAGAAAATTATTTTTAAAACAAGGTGTTCGCATCTTGAGTAATGTCTCGTCAGCTTATAGCGATGTTATTCCAACGATTAATCCTGTATTGGGCTCTTTAGTACCTACCGGTAACTCACATTTGAGAGGGTCGTCTCCTATCCATATTGAGTACTTAAAAAATATGCAGGTAGATGCTACTCTTAATTGCGCGATTGTCAAAGATGGCCAATTATGGGGATTAATAGCCTGTCATCATTATTCACCTAAGTTCATAGGCTTTCATAGAAGAAAATCCTGTCAATTACTTTCTGAAATGATCGGGAATCAATTGAATGTAAAGAATACAAACCAAATACTTGAAAAGGTGAATGGTTCCACGTCAACAAGAGCCCAGTTGGTTAGTAATATAAGCTGTGATTGGGATCTTGTCGCTGGAGTTTGTAATTATGATATTACTGGTAAGAATTTAGTTAACAGTGATGGTTTTGCGGTTTTTTACAATGATGAATATAGAACTGTAGGACACTGTCCTTCTAGATCACTTGCAGAGCAGTTGATTGATAACTTAAATGTCAAACTTGACACTTCTCAATATTACGAATCGAACTGCCTCATAAACGATTTTGAATGGATGGATGATCATTCTCAAGACTTTTCTGGAATGTTATATCACAAATTGAGTCGTGATGGCAAAGATGCTGTGATGTGGTTTAGGAAAGAACAGGTTTCTCAGGTGACTTGGGGCGGCAAGAATGTCAAAACTTCTTCAAACAGTTATAAGGAAGAGAGGCTGTCGCCACGCAAATCCTTTGAAAAATGGACTGAGGAAGTTAGATGCACCAGCCAGGAATGGAAAGATTTTGAGAAAGCTGCGGTAAGCGCATTTGTGGATGATTTGAAAAACGTCATCGTTTCTAGGTATGGAGAAGTCAACCGTTTGAATAAGCAATTGGAAAATCTCAATCAGGAATTGGAAAGTTTTAGCTACAGCGTTAGTCATGATTTGAGGGGACCGCTGCGTGGTATCGATGGCTTTGCACAGATCCTAATGGAGGATTATGGTGAATCTCTAGATGAGTTCGGTAAAAAATCAATTCAGATTATTATCAATAGTGCTGAGAAAATGAATGGTCTCATGGATGATATCTTGAGCTATTCAGGCTTGAGTAAAACGGAAATCATCAGCGGCTATCAGGATGTGGTAGAACTTTGTAAAACCATTGTTTTAGAGCATCGATTAGAAATTAAATATCCCAATACCACTATCTTAATTCAGGAAGACATGCCTGCAGTCTTTGGAGATAAGATGATGGTATTGCAGCTATTTTCTAATTTGATTACCAATGCTTTCAAATATTCCTCTAAAGTAGATGGGCCTCAAGTGGAAATAGGGTCCTATGAAAAAGATGGTAGAGCGATTTATTATGTCAAAGACAACGGCATAGGTATTGATCCCAAATACCAAGAAAAGATTTTTGGAGTGTTTACAAGATTATTCACGACAGAGTATGAAGGTAGCGGTGTAGGACTTGCTATTGTTCAACGTATTATACATAGACATCGAGGAGAAATCTGGGTGGAAACAGACATCAACAAAGGAGCAACATTTAATTTCTATTTAGAAAATGGACCAGATCAAGAGCGCTAG